The nucleotide sequence tacatccttcctttgataatggtgcatatgtagtgtagatccttgcttgctgagtacttcggatgagtactcacgtttgctttgctTTCTTTTTTTCCCCATATCCGTTTGATGCAACTAGATGACGGAGCCCCTGAGACCGCTGCCAtcgccgacgactactactaccctgagggtacctactaccacgtgacggacgccgacgaccaggagtagttaggaggctcccaggcaggaggccttgcctttccgatcgatgttgcttttgtgctagcctttttaaggcaaacttgtttaactcatgtctgtgctcagataatgttgcttccgctgactcgtttctattcaagcttatgtattcgagccctcgaggcccctggcttataatataaagcttgtattattttaatttgtgtctagagttgtgttgtgatatcttcccgtgagtccctgatcttgatcgtacacatttgcgtgtatgattactgtacaattgaatcgggggcgtcacataggagtgatgtctactacacaaccttcttcttgtagacgttgttgggcctgcaagtgcacaggtttgtaggacagtagcaaatttccctcaagtggatgaactaaggtttatcaatccgtaggaggcgtaggatgaagatggtctctctcaagcaaccctgcaaccaaataacaaagagtctcttgtgtccccaacacacccaatacaatggtaaattgtataggtgcactagttcggtgaagagatggtgatacaagtgcaatatggatagtagataaaggtttttgtaatctgaaataataaaaacagcaaggtaactaaggataaaagtgagtgtaaacggtattgcaatgataggaaacaaggcctagggttcatactttcactagtgcaagttctctcaacaataataacataattggatcatataactatccctcaacatgcaacaaagagtcactccaaagtcactaatagtggagaacaaacgaagagattatggtagggtacgaaaccacctcaaagttattctttccaatcaattcgttgagctattcctataagtgtcacaaacagccctagagttcgtactagaataacaccttaagatacaaatcaaccaaaaccctaatgtcacctagatactcaaatgtcacctcaagtattcgtgggcataattatacgatatgcatcacacaatctcaattcatctattcaaaccaacacatagaacctcaaagagtgccccaaagtttctaccggagaatcacgacgaaaacgtgtgccaacccatatgcataggttcccaatgtcacgaaacccgcaagttgatcaccaaaacatacatcaagtggatcaatagaataacccattgtcaccacggttatcccacgcaagacatacatcaagtgttctcaaatctttaaagactcaatccgataacataatttcaaaggggaaactcaatccattacaagagagaagagggggagaagaaacataagatctaactataatagcaaagctcgcgatacatcaagatcgtgccaaatcaagaacacgagagagagagagagagagagagagggagagagagagagatcaaacacatagctactggtacataccctcagcctcgagggtgaactactccctcctcgtcatggatagcgccgagatgatgaagatggccaccggtgatgggtttccccttcggcagggtgcaggaacgggctcccgagaggtttttggtggctacagaggcttgcggcggcggaactcccgatctatcttctgttctggaagtttttcgatacgtaggtatatatgggtgaaaggagaatgttggtggaccgaaggggggccacgaggcagggggcgcgccccccaccctcgtgagcacctcccttctttcatgacgtgcactccaagtccatcgggtggctttccttccaaaaataacttctccagttgatttcgttccgttttgactccgtctgatattccttttcctcgaaacactgaaataggcataaaacagcaaatctgggctgggcctccggttaataggttagtcccaaaaataatataaaagtggataataaagcccaatattgcctaaaagagtagataaagtagcatggagcaatcaaaaattatagatacgttggagacgtatcaaggagtagTTCTAGGAATAGTTTCAGTATAAGACTATTGCTGATGTTAAGTTTCATAGGACTTGTTGTTGATGCTATGTTTCAGTTCATTAACTAAACTTTTCGGTTACACTATATAGGACCTTCTTTCTTCTTGatctcttcttctttcttcttgctCTAGAGTAAATTCATTTAGTGTAGGACTTGTTGTTTGCTTATTGCTGCTCGGTGTAGGACTTGCTTGCTGCTATTTAGTAAGGCTTGAGTAATTTGGTGTAGGAATATTGTTGTTGTGTTTCTTCCAATGCTTAGTAGAGTAATTTATTGAAATTGCAATATAATCAGTTAAGTTTGCAATCTGATTTGCTTGTAGTAAGAAAATTAGTCTCTTCTCTGTAGTAGTGCTCTtgtctctcttctcttctcttctccgcAGTAGTGCTCTAGATGAATTCAGATAATTAAAATTTTCCTTTAATTTTAGTTAACTAAAACATTTGCAGGTAATTAAAACAAAATGAAACTATTCAGTTAATTTAAAGCAAATGAAGCCTTTTTAGATAATTGTAATTAATTgaatttttcctttaattttaaTTAACTAAAACTCTTCCTTTAAATTTATTCAACTCAAACCTTTTCAATTAATGAAAACTAAATGGAACTTTTTAGTTAATTAAAACTAAATGAAACCTTTTTACATAATTTTAATTAACTAAAACTTTTCCTTTAATTTTAATTAATTGAAACTTTTCCTTTAAGTTTAATTAACTATAACTTTTTTAGTTAATTAAAACTAAATGAAACTTTTTAATTAATTAAAACTAAATCTATGAGCCCTTTTCAAATAATTAAAACTAATCAGAACTTTCCCTTTAACTAAAACTAAATGAAACCTTTTCAATTAATTAAAATTAAATGGAAACCTTTTTAGTTAATTAAAATTTAAAGGAAAACATTTCCTTTAGTTTTCCGATTGTACTCCTCTCCTATTCCACTCCTTTCTTCTCCTCTCCTCCTAAGAAAATCAGAGTATTCATAAATCAGAGAAAATTCAGAAACTTGGAGTAATTTCAACAAAgactttagaaaaaaaagaaaattcaAAAACTTTGCAAACATATACTCTAACATACTGCAACATACTCATGATCACAAGGACACATCACAACAAGGAGTTGAACATACTGCAACATACTCCACACAAATAATCACAAGGATGCAACATAACATGCATCTTAGCCTCACCATAAGCCTTTCCCACAAGCATCATAGCCTCATCGCAAGCATGTCCCACAAGCAATGAACACTGTAGGCCTCTCCCACAAGCAACAAGCATCACAAGCTTCTTAGTACACTTTCTTCTTCCATTAGTGAACTTCCTCCATTAGACCTAGATTCTGTAGGGCATTACATAAACTTCTCGAGGGCATGAAAGTCTTGGAGGTAGCAGCCCAGGATTCTCAAGCATTTTTTGTTCATGTATGACATTTTATACCCATTGCCCCCTCCATGGTTCAAGACTTCAATCATGCAAGCCTATAGAGTTAGGAAAATTATGTTCAACTTATAACTCATAGCCATCAAATTCCTCAAACACACCCTTAATAAGATCTTGTGGTGTTCTAGGGCTTAGACAATTTGCCATAGATTGTAATGAGTTGAAAAACCCAAGGTCAAGCACATTCAAATCAGGACTGTTGGCAGGCTTTTGTATTAGTTTGATGGCCAGTCCAGTTCTTGCAACATCTGCTAAAAATTCTAGGCTATTAGGAAAGATGTGGGGCTTGACATTGTCTTGCTATATGTAGATGGTTTGCCCAACATCATTTTCAGGCCAAACAACTTCTATTGCTGGCAACACCTTCTCTATTAGGAGCTCTCTCATCACTTGCATGTTGACTTTTATTGACTTTGTCTCCATTTCCCTCTAGGCCTATTATCATTTCAACTCTCAGTAGGAACTTCTTTTACAAATGGCCAAATACCATTTTTTCCAGAAAATGTCTCATTTCCTTCACTATCAAACCTTGGTCTAGCAACAACAGTTAGAAACATCACATTTCGAATACAATTGTTGCTTTGTATAGGTCTCATAGGATCTTCTCATCATCCAGCAGATAATAGGTCTTGTTTTTTCTGGTCATGTTAAACCATTTTTCATCAATATGCACAATATTGTGCATAGTGTTGAATTTAGGCCTTGCAGTTCCTATTGCTTCTCATCAAGCATTCGCAGGAAAAATTTCAGCATCACAGAATTTGTATGCCTCTTTATTAGCTTCGCCTTGAACTTTCTGTAGAGTGTGGTCAGGGTACATCCCGGTTGGCAAGCTAGTGACCTGATAGTAGACCTCTTGTTGAGTGAGATTGTAGGGATATGCTCTTGTTCTTGGGCTTCTTCCACATCTTTCCTTTTTTCTGATTGGAAACATCCACCTCCAAACCTTGTGCAATTTGCTTCATTGCCTTTTGCCAAATTCTCCATATACTCCTAATATCTACCTTAAAAATTGTGCAATGTATTTCTTATCATTTCTCTTGAACTTGCCACCTTTGCTCATACACACTACAGGCAATGCCATGTATGCAACATATTTTTTGCTGGTCAGTGAGGGTTTTCCTTTTCTAACTGCTTGCTCAACACTTGCAACAAGAAACGCAACAAAGAAAAATATTACTCCTACTAAAATGATCATGTAAAAGGGCAACTAAAATGATCATGTAAACTTTCAAATATTACTACCTAACAAACTGAAAATATTCAGTTAACTAAAAATATCGAGTTAACTGAAAATACTAAATAATATTCAATTAATACTCCAGTTAAAGATACTCCACGATCTTCCACGATGTTCAGTTTGCTAGGGAGTAGTGTATTCTTCAGTTAATGCAAATACTCCATGATCTTACTTGGAATACATTAAAATCAAGGTCAAGCACATTCAAGCACATCATCCATGATTTTTCAGTTTACTTGGAGTAGTGTTTTCTTCCTATTAATAGGATTAGTGTTTTCTTCCTGTTAATGCTAGTGTTAATGCTCTTCAAGCTAGTAGCGGTTTACTAGGAGTAGTGTTTTCTTCCATTCAAGCACATCATCAACAATCATTTACTTGGAGTAGGGAGTAGTGTTTTCTTCTTGTTAATGCTCTTTCATGGATCAAAGTAATGCTTTCTGCAGTTTAGTTATCTCAGAAATTTCAGTTAATGATCAAAGTAGTGCTACTCATTTGACAAGAGTATGCTCACCAGGATCATCATGATCTTCCATGTTGAAGTCACCAAGATCTTCACCAAGATCAACATTGCCTCCTCAAGGTATGCATGTGTCCTCTTCTTCAGGTGGAGTGCAATTGAAGTCGAATTCCATGCTTCACTGTCTTTCCCCTCTTGTAGGGTGCCGTATCAGAGGATCTGGATCTGGAGTTGATGCTCGGGGTTGGGGATGGAGATGGCTTCACCTGCCTGTGCCTTTGCCTGGAGTTGTACCTACCTCCGCCTGGAGCGGCGCTTCTGTCTTGAGCTACACCTGCGGCTGCGTGGAGTATCTGCTAGAGTTGGAGAGGGCGAAGGAGGAGGGTGAATCTGCTGCTGGCTGCGGAGGAGGAGGGCGAAAGAGGAGGTGGAGCTGCTGGCTGGCTGGATCTGGACAGAGGACGAAGGAAGGGGTGGTAGAGGAGGGAGGCAGAGGCGGAGGTGGGAGGTAGGAAAGGGGCGGAATTCAAATTCTAGGCGGGGAGTAACCTGgtcttttttttccttgtttttcaccTGGTTGAAGAATTTCTCGAGCGACATATATttcgaaacagagggagtacaactttGTTGCTAGGGATAATCACTGAAAGAACGAATGCCTTATCATTATATTAATAAACAACTGAAATATTCCCATGAAGGCCAAAATTATTTGATTGGGGTCACCCGTGTTACATAGTATCACTTACTTCGCTGCTCGGGCGGAGGTGACTTTCTTTCTCCCCCCCTCGGAATCTCAACCTCTCCCTTGAACATCCAAAGCCCATCACCTCAACCCCTCCCTCCTTCTTTGTACTtcatccgtaaagaaatataagagtgtttagatcattaaaatagtgatctaaacacttatATATTTTTAAAAGAGGGAGTACCAGATTCCAAAAACTACGAGTGTTTGTCCTAGCAACTAGGCGACAAACTGATATGTACTCCTCCGATCCATATGGTATCTAGACTAATCTACAATGCTAGTCAAACGGGTCGGGCCAGCCAGGCCAACCCGCGAGCACGCCAGCATGACCCACCACGGGCCAGGCATGGCATGGGCTAAATGGGCCGTGCTCGGCACACGACACGCcagggccgtgcctgggcctggaggctgGGCAGCAGGCCGGCATGGCATGAcccatttatttattttattttttctagaTTATATATATACACACCTTTTTTAGGAGtgattatatatatataggtcTTAAAAACCAGCCAAACATGCTAAAGAAAATATGCATCCCAACAAGGTAAGCATGTCATGGCCGACCCGTTTACTAACTAGGTCGTGCCTAGGCTGGGAGTACAGCACACGGGCCGACACGACACGGCCCGTCTAATACTCATTCAGCGACAACAAATATGGACTGTCTAGATACATCTGTTTCAGCAACAACTGGTACATCAAAGGGTGTTTTTATTTATTGGATTTTTATGTTTTTTGCCAAataaaaaaaagtaaataaagaagTTGTACTCGAAAGCATCGGAGTTGCCGTCGCACCAACTAGTCTATCTTCCAGTCGTCTTCCACCTTCGCCTCCACTCCAAGCTCCGCCGTCAATGGCGCCCCccaaccccaaaccctaacccccccccccccccccccccccccccaacccaccGGATCAGCCATGGGATCCCAGCCGCCGGGGCCCTCCCGCGCGGCCCTGGAGCCCTTCGCGACGCTGGACCCGGCGGCGCTCGCGTCGCTCCCGGCCTCGACCCCGCTCACCGTCCGCTCCGCGGCCCTCTCCGCGCCGGGCCTCCTCTACCTCGGCACGGGCGGCGGGAAGCTCCTGCTCTTCTCCCTGGCGACCCCCTCCTCCCCCgagttcctccgcctgctccccatCGGCGCCACCCGCCCCGTCTCCGCCATCCTCCCGCTCCCTTTCGTCGCCCGCGTCCTCGTGCTCGCCGACGGCATGCTCCTCCTCGCCGACCCGCTCCTCGCGCGCCCCGTCCGCCGCCTCGGCTCCCTCCGcggcgtcgccgccgtcgccgcctccccacCCGCCTCCTCCCCGTCCTCGTGCTCCCTGGCCGTCGCGGTCGGGAAGAGGCTGCTGGTCCTCGACCTCGCCCTGCGCGAGGCGGACGAGCTGGAGGTGCAGACGCGCGAGATCGCCGCGGGGGTCGAGGGGATCAGCGCGCTCGCCTGGGTCGGCGACGACTCGGTCTTCGCCGGCACCGCGTCGGGGTACTCGCTCTTCTCCTcgagcggcggcggcatgggcCAGCGCACGGACATATTCACGCTCCCCGAGTCGGCCGGGGCGCCGAGGATCAGGCCACTGTCCGGCGGCCAGGAGGCGATGCTGCTGGTGGACAATGTCGGGGTGGTCGTCGACCGGTCCGGGCAGCCCGTCGGAAGCAGCTTCGTGTTCAACAGCAGGCCGGACTGCATCGTCGAGGTGTTCCCGTATGTGGTGGTCGCCGCGGAGTCCAAGGTGGATGTGTACAGGAGGAGGAATGGGGTGCACTTGCAGACCGTTCCGATTGCGAGGAGAGGCACGGGTGTTCTGACCGTGGCGAGCGATGGTGATGGAAGCGGCGGGGAGGTCGTTGTGGTCGCTACGGCTTATAAGGTAAAGTAGGTATGTTGACTCAGCCATCAATGGAACTTGTCCCCAATTTTATAAATACACGATGTTGCCTTCTATGAGTAGCTTTGCGCTGCATACTGTGAAAATTAATGCCATTTTGTTAATCTTAGTGAGATGCCAAGTAGTTACAGAGTTATTGACTGGACATGCTTAGATGGGCCTGGAAGACAGGAAGATCATTTAACTTGAAATGGTCATGAATTGGAACTAAGTGTGTGTAGAACAGCAGCAACTTACACTAGTTTTGTAGCCTCCAGTAAGTTTACGAGCAAACAGAATTTACCTTCTCTTTTAGCAATATGCAGGCAGCTCCCTGATCAGTGTTGTTGTTGGTTGCTGTAAAAAACTACTCACAGTTGTTTGAGACATGCCAAGCTAAGCTACTCACCATTTTCCATATCAGTTTTCAGTGAAAAAACACGACAGAAAAGTGGAGCAGGAAATTGGCACTAACTGTTTTCCACTGATTCCAAAATGAGTTTAAGAGTGTAGTCTAGCAATCATCTGCTCAGCTGTAGTGATGCTACAACTAATTGATAAATGATTTGTCCAGGTTTTCTGTTACCGAAAAGTATCTGCAGTGGAACAGATCAAGGCATTGTTACGAATAAAGAGTTATACAGAGGCTATTTCTTTGCTGGAAGAGTTTGAATCTGATGGTGAAATCTCGAATGATATGATTTCCTTTGTGCATGCACAACTTGGATTCTTATTATTCTTTGACTTGCGCTTTGAGGATGCTGTTAATCATTTCTTGCTGTCGGAGACTATGCAACCAGCAGAAATATTTCCATTCATCATGCGGGATCCTAATCGTTGGTCAGATCTGGTATGTCATCTTCCTCCATTGTCCATTTTGAAATGATTGTATGGAGTATCTGCAAGACCCCACTTCATTTGTTTTTAAATTATTCTTGTGTATGACAAAACTTTATGATTATAAACTTTTAATCTTTTAGTATGATTCAATTAATTAGACTCAAGACAGTGTCTTCAGTGTTCCACAAAATTCGGGCATAAAGCTTTTGTAGCTAGGATCTCTTGCAACTTTTATCCACATATTTATATTTCGTGAACCAATTTGGGGAACTGTGAAATGAGTTTTGATTTTCTCCACAATGCTTGGCTGGCTGCTTTGTAATTAGTAGCTTTTAGTTAAGATGTTAATGCCTACAGGGTTCCACAGCCTGATTTTATCTTCAACTAATTTTTTTACGAGGATAACTTGCCGTTTCTAGATGGGAtagtttaaaaaaaaattgtttgcACAATTTAGGTGCCAAGAAAACGTTATTGGGGCTTGCATCCTCCCCCCAAGCCTCTTGAAGAAGTTATTGACGATGGACTGGTAACACTTCAGCGAGCATTGTTTCTCAAAAAGGCAGGTGTGGACACAGTTGTGGATGAAGATTTCCTTTCAAATCCTCCAACTAGAGCTGATCTATTGGAACTAGCTATCAGAAATATTATCAGGTCTGGTTTATCCCTGGTATTTTTATTCATTGAACTGCAATAAAGCTGCATGTAGTGACCAATGTCCAAATGCTAAATGAAACTAGGTACCTTTGTGTTTCGCGAGAGAAGAGCTTGTCTCCTGCAGAGATGGAAGGAGTCGATACTCTTCTGATGTACCTTTATAGAGCACTTGATCTTGTTGATGACATGGAGAAGCTTGCATCATCTCAAAATAGCTGTGTTGTGGTATGTGTATTTCCTTTATAACCATAACCCTGCTTTGCAGAATCATGAGTTTATGGCTATTATATAGTATATGTTACTGAAATCAGTATTTAGTCTGGATTTGAAGATGGAATATAGTATGCTGTAGATTTGTTCTTCTTAGGTTTTCATCACATATGGAAAGGTGCATTTATTGTAAAAATTATGGGTGGTGCAGGACGAACTGGAATCACTGTTGGACAATTCTGGACATCTGCGGACGCTTGCTTTCTTATATGGCAGTAAGGGAATGTGCTCCCAAGCTGTTGCTATATGGCGTATCTTAGCAAGGAATTACAGCACAGGTCTGTGGAAGGACCGTCCTAATCTGCCTGGAACGGACTCCCAGGAAGCTTTGGCTGATAAAAAATCCGGTGAGGAAATTGCTGCTATCGAAGCCTCCAAGATACTTCAAGCAACATCTGATCAGGACCTTGTTTTGGAACA is from Triticum aestivum cultivar Chinese Spring chromosome 1B, IWGSC CS RefSeq v2.1, whole genome shotgun sequence and encodes:
- the LOC123103229 gene encoding vacuolar sorting protein 3 — encoded protein: MGSQPPGPSRAALEPFATLDPAALASLPASTPLTVRSAALSAPGLLYLGTGGGKLLLFSLATPSSPEFLRLLPIGATRPVSAILPLPFVARVLVLADGMLLLADPLLARPVRRLGSLRGVAAVAASPPASSPSSCSLAVAVGKRLLVLDLALREADELEVQTREIAAGVEGISALAWVGDDSVFAGTASGYSLFSSSGGGMGQRTDIFTLPESAGAPRIRPLSGGQEAMLLVDNVGVVVDRSGQPVGSSFVFNSRPDCIVEVFPYVVVAAESKVDVYRRRNGVHLQTVPIARRGTGVLTVASDGDGSGGEVVVVATAYKVFCYRKVSAVEQIKALLRIKSYTEAISLLEEFESDGEISNDMISFVHAQLGFLLFFDLRFEDAVNHFLLSETMQPAEIFPFIMRDPNRWSDLVPRKRYWGLHPPPKPLEEVIDDGLVTLQRALFLKKAGVDTVVDEDFLSNPPTRADLLELAIRNIIRYLCVSREKSLSPAEMEGVDTLLMYLYRALDLVDDMEKLASSQNSCVVDELESLLDNSGHLRTLAFLYGSKGMCSQAVAIWRILARNYSTGLWKDRPNLPGTDSQEALADKKSGEEIAAIEASKILQATSDQDLVLEHLGWVADIDQDLATAILTSEMREKQLSSEKVIAALDSEKVGIHQRYLQWLIEDQGCEDPHYHTSYALLLSKSAMEAFHMESNSGEKNDKEIDSDIQFIYSLRERLQLFLQASDLYDPEEVLDVIAESELWLEKAILYRKMGQENIVLQILALKLEDSEAAEQYCAEIGRDDAYIQLLDLYLDPKNGREPMFTAAVRLLHNHGKSLDPIQVLERLSSDMPLQLASDTILRMLRARVHHHRQGQIVHNLSRATNVDARLTGLEERSRHVQLTDESICDSCRARLGTKLFVMYPDDSVVCYRCYRNQGDSVSGRGRNFRKDAIFKQSWLVSR